The uncultured Subdoligranulum sp. genomic sequence TGCAGATTGTGGATAACGGCAGCGGCATTGAGGCTGAGTACATTGACAAGGCGTTTATCCGGCATGCCACCAGCAAGATTGCCACGGCGGAGGATCTCAGCCATATTCATACGCTGGGATTCCGCGGCGAGGCACTTGCTTCCATTGCCAGTGTGGCCAAGGTGGAGGTCCTGACGCGCACCGAGCAGGATGAATATGCCTGCTGTTACCGTATTGCGGGTGGCGAACCGCAGGGCATGGAGCCGGGGGCGCGCCCGGTGGGCACGACCATCACGGTGAATGAACTCTTTTATAATACCCCCGCTCGTATGAAGTTCCTCAAAAAGGATGCCAGCGAGGGCACCTACGTGGCGGAAACGGTGCTGCATGCGGCGCTGTCCCACCCGGAAATCAGCTTTCGCTTCATCAGGGAGGGCAAACAGCAGTTCATGACCCCCGGGGATGGGGAACTGCGCAGCGCCGTGTATGCGGTGATGGGCCGGGAGTTTGCCCGGGATCTGCTGCCGGTGGACGGCGGCAGCGGTGTGTATCACATCAAGGGACTGATTACCCCGCCGCGTGCCTGCCGTGCCAGCCGCGGCACGCAGCATTTCTTCGTGAACGGTCGGTATGTCAAGAACCGTACCATGATGGCTGCGCTGGAAAACGCTTATAAGGGCACCATGATGCAGGGAAAATTTCCTGGGGCGGTTCTGATGCTGGAGATGCCCGCCGATCTGGTGGATGTCAACGTTCATCCTGCCAAAACGGAAATCCGGTTCGCCCGGGAGAGCGATGTCTTTGACGCTGTCTACCGTGCTGTACGCATGGCGCTGACCACGCCGGGCAGCGGTGAGTGCCGCTTTGAAATGTCCCAGGAGGCGCCCGCCGGAAGACCCGCTTCCCCTGAAAGGGCGGCAGCGCGCCCCGCCACGCCGGAAAAATCCCGGTTTGCCACCCTTTCAGCGGCAGAATACCGGGCGCTGAACCGCTTGACGGACCCGGTCCCGGCCCGTCCGCTGCCGGGAATTGTGTCGGTGGAGTCCCCGGCACCCCACTATCAGGCTCCTTCGGCTGCACCGGTCAGAACGACTGAAACCTCCTATCGTCCCACGACGGAACAACAGGAGACGGTACTGGATATTCTGCCGGATCTGCCGGAGGAAAAGCCTGCACCTGCTGTTGCAGAACCGAAGAACCCGGAGACCATTCCGAGTGTGGAAGCCCACCGGGAACCGCCGGAGCCTCCCGCGCCGCAGCCGGAGCAGCAGACGATGCAGGCTTTGAGTGCTTTGCCCCGGGAACAGGAATCGCCGGAGCAGACCACCATGGTGCCTCCTGCGCCGCAGCCTCTTCGTCTGGTGGGGGAAGTGTTTAAAACCTACATTATCACCGAGCGGGAAGGGGAACTGTGCCTCATTGACAAGCATGCCGCCCACGAGCGCATTCTGTTTGAGAAGCTGGCCAAGGATTATGGCCATGTACCGGCGCAGATGCTGCTGGTGCCGGTGCAGGTCAATCTGACGGCTGCGGAAAAGCAGGCCCTGCTGCAGAATGCAGAGATGCTCAACGATGCCGGCCTGGAAGTGGAGGACTTCGGCGGCTCCACCGTGATGGTCCGGGCGGTTCCTGCGGACGTGCAGGTGGATGATGTGGAAGACATGGTGGTGGAACTGGCAGCCCGCTTTGTGGATGGCAGCCATGATGCCCTGCGGGAAAAGACCGAGTGGGTACTGCATTCCATCGCCTGCCGTGCAGCCATCAAGGCGGGGGACCGGACCAGCAATGCAGAGATGCTGGCATTGGCACAGCAGATCCTGGAAGGGGCGATCCCACCGTTCTGCCCCCACGGGCGGCCCTGCGTGCTGAAGATCACCCGGAAGGAGCTGGAAAAACAGTTTGGACGCCTTGTATGATTGTCCCCGTGTGGTGGCCATCGGAGGACCGACGGCTACCGGGAAAACGGCCCTCTCTGTGGCGCTGGCGCGTCAGTTCAACGGTGAGGTCATCAATGCCGACTCCATGCAGGTATACCGCGGTCTTTCTGTTGGTACGGCGAAGGCTACCGAAGAGGAACGTGCGGGTGTGTGCCATCACCTGTTGGATTTCCTGAACCCGGAAGAACCGTACAGCGTGGCTGAGTTCGTGGAGATGGCAGCGGGGCTCATTCCACAGATTACCGGCCGTGGACATCTGCCACTGGTGGTGGGGGGCACGGGACTGTATATCACCAGCCTTTTGCATGGCATTGCCTTTGCACCGCAGCGGTCAGACCCGGAACTCCGGGAAGAATTGCAGCAGGAAGCGGAGGAACAGGGGGCACAGGCGCTGTATGAGCGTCTGCGCCAGATCGACCCGGAATATGCTGCCAAGGTTCATCCCAATAATCTGCCGCGTGTCATTCGTGCGCTGGAAGTGTTCCGGCTTACCGGGCGGAAAATGAGTGAGGAACAGCGGCAGTCCAGACCGGAAACGCCGCCCTACCGTTCGCTTTGCCTTTGTCTGACCTACCGGGACCGCGCGGAACTTTACCGGCGGATTGATCTGCGGGTGGACAAAATGTTGGAACAGGGAATCCTGGGGGAGGCCGAAACGGTCTGGCTTCATAAGGCGGAGTACCGGACGGCGGCACAGGCCATCGGTTACAAAGAGTTCTTCCCTTACTTTGAAGGAACCCAGTCACTGGCGGCCTGTACAGCTGCTCTGAAGCAGGCGACCCGCCGGTATGCCAAGCGGCAGCTTACCTGGTTCCGCCACCAGAATGATGCCCGGTGGCTGTATGTGGATGAGGAGGACGCTTTCGGGCGTGCTGCCGAACTGATCCAGGACTTTTTGCAGAACTGAGCGGGGAAGGAGGCAAGGACTGCATGGAATCCAAAAAGGTACACACGGCTGGCCGTGTAGCAAAAGGTATCAGTCTTGCGCTGCTGGCGCTGGTTTCCCTGTATGTGATCCTGCAGTGCTTTGTGATCTTTCATCAATCCTATAAAACGGAAACGGCCATCGCCTACACCATGGCGGACAGTGTAACGCTGGACGGTGTGGTCTCCTTTGCCACCGTGCCGGTGGAGGGCAGCGGCAATCTTGGGTATCTGGTAAAGGACGGAGAGCGTGTGAGCAACGGCACGGTGGTGGCCGAATGTTATACCGATGATTCACAGGGGCTTTTGCGGGAACGGCTGGACCGCCTGGGCAGAACCATCGATCTGCTGAGTAAGTCGGAAAACTCCACCGGCAGTGATCTTTCCGTGCTGACCAATCAGACTCGGCAGGCGCTGTATAACCTGCTGGACAAACTGGATACGGCAGAGTACAGCGGCATTACCGATGCTGAGGATGACTTCCTGCTTGCCCAGAACCGGTTGCAGGTGAGCACCGGGCAGACAGGGAATTTCTCCCAGACGATCAGCACCTTGCAGGCCGAGTACGATGAGATCAATGCGCAGCTTGGCACGCTGCAGACAATCACAGCATCCACCAACGGATATTTCAGCAGTACAGAGGCGATGTCTCCCATTGTGACGGATCAGAATTCCTTGGACAGCGCATCGCCCACCGAATTGCAGCAGATGCTGGAAGCGGGATTCCCGGCCAGGGATACCGGATGTGCGGGCCAGATCGCCACGGGGTTCAGCTGGCGTTTTTATGCCGTCTGCGACCTGGAGACCGCCGAGCGGTTTGACGGCATTACCTCGGTGAAAATCAGCGTTCCGGGCAAGCAGAATACGCCTCTGGCGGCGACGCTTGTGGAAGTTACTCCGGACGAAGCGTCCGGCGTGGCAAAACTGGTGTTTGAATGCCAGACCATCAATGCGGAAATTCTGAGCTTCGGTCAGGAAACCGCTCAGATTGACATAAAGACGTATGAGGGAATCCGGATCAACAAGGAGGCCCTGCATATTGCGGACGGTGCGCGGGGCGTGTATGTTAAATATGGAAACCTGCAGCGCTTTTTGAAAATTACGACGCTGTATGAGGATGATAACTACATCCTGATTCCCGGCAACGGTGCCATCGGCACGGACAATGAGGTGCGCCTGTATGATGAAGTCATTGTG encodes the following:
- the mutL gene encoding DNA mismatch repair endonuclease MutL yields the protein MAEIRVLDKHTAELIAAGEVVERPASVAKELLENSIDAGATQITLSAVRGGIAQLQIVDNGSGIEAEYIDKAFIRHATSKIATAEDLSHIHTLGFRGEALASIASVAKVEVLTRTEQDEYACCYRIAGGEPQGMEPGARPVGTTITVNELFYNTPARMKFLKKDASEGTYVAETVLHAALSHPEISFRFIREGKQQFMTPGDGELRSAVYAVMGREFARDLLPVDGGSGVYHIKGLITPPRACRASRGTQHFFVNGRYVKNRTMMAALENAYKGTMMQGKFPGAVLMLEMPADLVDVNVHPAKTEIRFARESDVFDAVYRAVRMALTTPGSGECRFEMSQEAPAGRPASPERAAARPATPEKSRFATLSAAEYRALNRLTDPVPARPLPGIVSVESPAPHYQAPSAAPVRTTETSYRPTTEQQETVLDILPDLPEEKPAPAVAEPKNPETIPSVEAHREPPEPPAPQPEQQTMQALSALPREQESPEQTTMVPPAPQPLRLVGEVFKTYIITEREGELCLIDKHAAHERILFEKLAKDYGHVPAQMLLVPVQVNLTAAEKQALLQNAEMLNDAGLEVEDFGGSTVMVRAVPADVQVDDVEDMVVELAARFVDGSHDALREKTEWVLHSIACRAAIKAGDRTSNAEMLALAQQILEGAIPPFCPHGRPCVLKITRKELEKQFGRLV
- the miaA gene encoding tRNA (adenosine(37)-N6)-dimethylallyltransferase MiaA produces the protein MDALYDCPRVVAIGGPTATGKTALSVALARQFNGEVINADSMQVYRGLSVGTAKATEEERAGVCHHLLDFLNPEEPYSVAEFVEMAAGLIPQITGRGHLPLVVGGTGLYITSLLHGIAFAPQRSDPELREELQQEAEEQGAQALYERLRQIDPEYAAKVHPNNLPRVIRALEVFRLTGRKMSEEQRQSRPETPPYRSLCLCLTYRDRAELYRRIDLRVDKMLEQGILGEAETVWLHKAEYRTAAQAIGYKEFFPYFEGTQSLAACTAALKQATRRYAKRQLTWFRHQNDARWLYVDEEDAFGRAAELIQDFLQN
- a CDS encoding HlyD family efflux transporter periplasmic adaptor subunit, whose amino-acid sequence is MESKKVHTAGRVAKGISLALLALVSLYVILQCFVIFHQSYKTETAIAYTMADSVTLDGVVSFATVPVEGSGNLGYLVKDGERVSNGTVVAECYTDDSQGLLRERLDRLGRTIDLLSKSENSTGSDLSVLTNQTRQALYNLLDKLDTAEYSGITDAEDDFLLAQNRLQVSTGQTGNFSQTISTLQAEYDEINAQLGTLQTITASTNGYFSSTEAMSPIVTDQNSLDSASPTELQQMLEAGFPARDTGCAGQIATGFSWRFYAVCDLETAERFDGITSVKISVPGKQNTPLAATLVEVTPDEASGVAKLVFECQTINAEILSFGQETAQIDIKTYEGIRINKEALHIADGARGVYVKYGNLQRFLKITTLYEDDNYILIPGNGAIGTDNEVRLYDEVIVQGTNLQDGKLL